Part of the Candidatus Hydrogenedens sp. genome, ACCCGCTTCGCCTTTACGCCTTGATTCGAAATGGAAATCCAATTGCCCGTTATCGTTCAAATCACGCGTGGCTAAGAAATAAGTCCGCAAGGCAAGAATATGATATACATTTCTTGGTGGTTCTGTTCCTAAGGGTTCGGGCACAACCCCTGCAGTGGAACCTCCCGGTCCTACACTGATAAGGACATACGCATCGTAAACTGATGCGGGGAAAGTAAGGTCGCTTATCATGGGATGAGTCGGGTCCCAGGATTCTGCATAGAAGAAACCATTTTCAATCCAATAACGACGGGCTTTTTGGAATTGCCGTTTGTTGACGGGAGCATATACAAATGGACGATTTTCCATGTCCATTAAACGGGTTAGCTCTCCGCCGGGATTATTATTCCCACGATACAATTCATCTGGGAAGGTATAGACACCTGTGGCTTGACTTTTTATCCCCATAGGCAAAAATTCCATAAGACCAATTCGCCCATCGCGGTTTGTATCAAATCCTTCTGAAAACTCATCAAGATATTTACGGTCGCCATGAACTTTTAGAAGTGCAGTATAAGGGCGTAGCATAAACAACTGTTCATCAGGTATTTGACCTACTTGATAATCTTTAGAATCCCATTTTACAAAACCATAACCCGGGGGATATGTATTGTAGTCTGTGAAATAGGATGTCATTGCGGTTCGAAATTGTAGAAAAGTATTATCCATCCGTCGCAATTTGGCTCTTTCACGAACACGAGGTAAAATCGCAAAAGTAAATCCTGCAAGAATTGCAATGATAGCTATTACCGTGAGTAACTCAATG contains:
- a CDS encoding type II secretion system protein, translated to MKKRIKGFTLIELLTVIAIIAILAGFTFAILPRVRERAKLRRMDNTFLQFRTAMTSYFTDYNTYPPGYGFVKWDSKDYQVGQIPDEQLFMLRPYTALLKVHGDRKYLDEFSEGFDTNRDGRIGLMEFLPMGIKSQATGVYTFPDELYRGNNNPGGELTRLMDMENRPFVYAPVNKRQFQKARRYWIENGFFYAESWDPTHPMISDLTFPASVYDAYVLISVGPGGSTAGVVPEPLGTEPPRNVYHILALRTYFLATRDLNDNGQLDFHFESRRKGEAGLEYDVEVRPGVKIHATNKLPKADEANSWGPYIFVVE